In Bdellovibrionota bacterium, the following are encoded in one genomic region:
- a CDS encoding 4-(cytidine 5'-diphospho)-2-C-methyl-D-erythritol kinase, whose product MRLDLKSPCKINLILRVFERRADGYHRVETVMVKLALHDDIVVGVEEGDGILVRVPANPVLENDQNLAVRAARLFCETSGKKARVTIEITKRIPVAGGLGGGSSNGAAVLLALQKSLGGISDDLLLKMGLKLGADVPFFIQPGNWGIGRGIGDDIRPWQSLPSRPIVLVNPGFPVPTAKVYRALGRPLTPEVRDGNSSALRKEPKSWSDLKGLFSVGNDLQAAAEKLYPDIQTIRVALSERGADFAQMSGSGGSVFGLFSERKKAESAANDLQKRWKIVIVTETAADG is encoded by the coding sequence ATGCGGCTTGACCTGAAGTCTCCCTGCAAAATCAACCTCATACTCCGCGTGTTTGAGCGGCGGGCGGACGGTTACCATCGCGTCGAAACCGTGATGGTCAAACTCGCGCTTCATGACGATATTGTGGTTGGCGTCGAGGAGGGGGACGGAATCTTGGTTCGGGTACCGGCCAATCCTGTATTGGAAAACGATCAAAATCTCGCCGTTCGGGCGGCACGCCTCTTTTGTGAAACGTCGGGAAAGAAGGCTCGTGTGACGATCGAGATCACGAAGCGTATACCTGTCGCAGGCGGTTTAGGTGGCGGAAGTAGCAATGGCGCCGCTGTGCTCTTGGCGCTTCAGAAAAGCCTAGGTGGAATTTCGGACGATTTATTACTGAAGATGGGTCTGAAATTGGGAGCGGATGTGCCATTTTTTATTCAACCGGGCAATTGGGGAATCGGTCGCGGGATTGGAGACGATATAAGACCTTGGCAGAGCCTGCCATCCCGGCCGATTGTCCTGGTAAATCCGGGGTTTCCGGTGCCGACCGCCAAGGTGTATCGGGCGCTGGGACGCCCATTGACGCCGGAAGTTCGGGATGGTAATTCCTCCGCCCTTCGGAAAGAACCCAAAAGTTGGAGTGATCTTAAGGGGTTATTTTCGGTCGGCAACGATCTGCAGGCGGCGGCGGAAAAGCTTTATCCCGACATCCAAACGATTCGGGTCGCTCTTTCGGAACGGGGAGCCGACTTCGCTCAGATGAGCGGAAGCGGCGGGAGCGTGTTTGGGCTCTTTTCGGAAAGGAAAAAAGCAGAGTCGGCGGCGAACGATCTTCAAAAGAGATGGAAGATCGTCATCGTCACGGAAACGGCGGCGGACGGATAA
- a CDS encoding ribose-phosphate pyrophosphokinase, with translation MDEMKIFAGNSNVPLARKICACLGVPLGEAKVKRFSDGETWVELGENVRGRDTYIIQSTSFPANDNLMELLVMIDAIKRASADRITAVMPYYGYGRQDRKVAPRTPITAKLVADLIEAAGATRVLSMDMHAGQIQGFFNIPFDHLYAAPVLMEYLQALHNGDMVIVSPDAGGVERARAYAKRMNASLAIIDKRREQANVSQIMNVIGDVKGRLAVLVDDLVDTAGTLTQAVPVLLERGATKVCAVATHPVLSGPAIERIQQSKMEQICVTDSIPLRENAASCKKITTRSVAELLGEAIRRIHNEDSVSSLFI, from the coding sequence ATGGATGAAATGAAAATTTTTGCCGGGAACTCCAATGTTCCTTTGGCGCGAAAAATTTGCGCGTGTCTCGGTGTCCCGCTGGGCGAAGCCAAGGTAAAGCGCTTCAGCGACGGCGAAACTTGGGTGGAACTGGGCGAGAATGTCCGCGGCCGGGATACGTACATCATCCAATCCACTTCTTTTCCCGCTAACGACAACTTAATGGAACTCCTGGTGATGATCGACGCGATTAAACGAGCCTCGGCCGACCGAATTACAGCGGTCATGCCGTACTACGGTTACGGTCGGCAAGATCGAAAAGTCGCTCCTCGCACGCCGATCACGGCGAAGTTGGTCGCCGATCTTATTGAGGCCGCCGGAGCCACCCGAGTTCTTTCAATGGACATGCACGCGGGACAGATTCAGGGATTCTTCAATATTCCCTTCGACCACCTGTATGCCGCTCCCGTATTGATGGAGTACCTTCAGGCGCTTCACAACGGTGACATGGTCATCGTATCGCCAGATGCCGGCGGCGTGGAGCGGGCCCGCGCATACGCCAAGAGAATGAACGCTTCACTTGCGATCATCGACAAGCGGAGAGAACAGGCCAACGTTTCGCAAATCATGAATGTCATCGGCGACGTGAAAGGGAGGCTCGCGGTATTGGTCGATGACCTGGTGGATACGGCGGGTACCTTAACCCAGGCCGTGCCCGTCCTGTTGGAGCGCGGCGCGACGAAGGTTTGCGCGGTGGCGACCCATCCGGTGCTCTCGGGCCCGGCCATTGAACGGATCCAACAGTCCAAAATGGAACAGATTTGTGTTACGGACTCCATTCCGCTTCGCGAAAACGCGGCGTCGTGCAAGAAGATCACCACGCGCTCGGTGGCTGAGCTTTTGGGCGAGGCGATTCGGCGGATTCATAACGAAGATTCGGTGAGTTCGTTGTTTATATAG
- a CDS encoding 50S ribosomal protein L25 translates to MERRELNVEIRGNSGKAESRKLRNENKVPAVFYGPRMEKPVLLTVASADIAKVMVGSGNSLLTLRSKGNQSVDGKTALLKDEQFHPLTQKVLHVDLYEVRMDRKIKVDIRVALTGKAKGTADGGIVQQIVRELAVRCLPDQIPDKIEVDVSPLAIGDSIHISDVKLPPGIEVVGTINYTIAAVVMPEEEVVAAPTPAEVAAAAAAVPGAVPAEGAVPAEGAAPAAPGAAAAPGKDAKAPVAGKDAKAPTAKDAKAPAGGKEAGKAAGEVKKK, encoded by the coding sequence ATGGAACGCAGGGAGTTGAATGTCGAAATTCGGGGGAATTCGGGCAAGGCCGAATCGCGAAAATTACGAAACGAAAACAAGGTGCCGGCGGTTTTCTACGGACCCCGAATGGAAAAGCCGGTATTGCTTACGGTGGCTTCCGCCGATATCGCCAAAGTGATGGTCGGCAGCGGGAATTCCCTGTTGACGCTGCGTTCGAAAGGGAATCAATCGGTGGACGGCAAAACCGCTCTTTTGAAGGACGAACAGTTCCATCCTCTGACGCAGAAAGTTCTTCACGTCGATCTGTACGAGGTCCGCATGGACCGGAAAATCAAAGTGGACATTCGCGTCGCCCTGACCGGCAAGGCGAAGGGAACGGCGGACGGCGGAATCGTTCAGCAGATCGTTCGCGAGTTGGCCGTACGATGTTTGCCCGACCAGATTCCCGATAAAATCGAAGTGGACGTCAGCCCGCTGGCGATCGGAGATTCGATTCACATCAGCGACGTCAAACTCCCGCCCGGTATCGAGGTGGTGGGAACGATCAACTACACAATTGCGGCGGTTGTCATGCCGGAAGAAGAGGTCGTGGCGGCTCCGACGCCAGCGGAAGTTGCAGCGGCAGCTGCAGCGGTTCCGGGCGCGGTGCCTGCGGAAGGCGCGGTGCCGGCGGAAGGCGCGGCGCCAGCAGCTCCAGGAGCAGCGGCGGCCCCGGGCAAAGACGCAAAGGCACCGGTGGCCGGCAAGGATGCCAAAGCTCCGACGGCCAAAGATGCCAAGGCCCCGGCCGGTGGCAAAGAAGCCGGCAAGGCGGCAGGCGAAGTAAAGAAGAAATGA
- the pth gene encoding aminoacyl-tRNA hydrolase → MKLVVGLGNPGDEYRSTRHNIGFLALDCFLKRNSKRATKKLKNAIGASLVVNGEECWFFKPHTFMNRSGLAVAPIARKLSVEPSETLVIHDEADLDPGRLQLKLGGGTGGHKGLDSIVAEWNERDFYRLRIGIGKSTEQELADYVLEVVPASVLDPLAEAAADAIEKIFALGADQAMGRINVRPSTSLQTNQ, encoded by the coding sequence ATGAAACTCGTCGTCGGCCTGGGAAATCCCGGGGACGAGTACCGTTCCACGCGTCACAACATTGGGTTCTTGGCCCTGGACTGTTTTCTCAAACGGAACTCGAAAAGGGCCACGAAGAAACTCAAGAACGCGATCGGGGCTTCACTCGTTGTCAATGGCGAAGAGTGTTGGTTCTTCAAACCGCACACGTTCATGAATCGAAGCGGTCTGGCCGTCGCGCCGATCGCGCGGAAACTTTCGGTCGAGCCTTCGGAAACACTCGTGATCCATGATGAAGCGGATCTGGACCCGGGCCGCCTTCAGCTCAAACTTGGGGGTGGAACCGGCGGACACAAAGGGCTGGATTCGATCGTGGCGGAATGGAATGAGCGGGATTTTTACCGTCTGCGGATCGGCATCGGAAAATCGACCGAACAGGAATTGGCGGATTATGTTTTGGAAGTTGTCCCGGCTTCCGTTCTGGACCCCTTGGCGGAGGCGGCGGCTGATGCCATTGAGAAGATTTTCGCTCTGGGTGCCGATCAAGCGATGGGTCGGATCAACGTACGTCCTTCCACATCTTTGCAGACGAACCAATAA
- a CDS encoding ATP-binding protein translates to MPAGHAILAALTDSIIATAAKIRVMHLSSALGRLPYFKLMKTSPRSRILPPVSVYSIHTNTQIASAHDSGIDLIFTQNIEDAFSKLLGEDLSYDVRTVVNELMQNTVDHSGAERYYLYAGIWENDFHVGVLDMGFTIPARLERKYRIANDVESLELALRKGIGTRQTREGGLGLSYVRDIVKRNEGRLTILSRQAQFRKYFSTRRSQRSLLKRPVDGTWVFVRFPMRRV, encoded by the coding sequence ATGCCCGCAGGGCATGCTATTTTGGCTGCCCTAACGGACTCTATAATTGCGACGGCGGCTAAGATTCGGGTGATGCACCTGTCGTCGGCACTAGGGCGTCTTCCCTACTTCAAACTGATGAAGACGTCCCCTCGTTCGCGGATTCTTCCCCCCGTGAGCGTGTACTCGATACATACAAACACTCAAATTGCTTCCGCTCACGATTCAGGAATTGACCTTATCTTTACGCAAAATATTGAGGACGCTTTTTCCAAACTTCTTGGAGAGGATCTCTCCTACGACGTACGTACAGTGGTGAACGAATTGATGCAAAACACCGTCGATCATTCTGGAGCGGAACGTTATTACTTGTACGCGGGCATATGGGAAAATGACTTCCACGTAGGTGTCCTCGATATGGGATTCACCATACCTGCCCGTCTGGAACGAAAATATCGTATAGCGAATGATGTGGAATCACTTGAACTGGCTCTCCGGAAGGGGATCGGAACTCGCCAAACACGCGAGGGGGGGCTCGGGCTCTCGTACGTGAGGGATATTGTGAAGCGAAACGAAGGCAGGCTTACGATCCTGAGCCGCCAGGCACAGTTTCGAAAATACTTTTCGACCCGGCGGTCGCAGCGGAGCCTGCTCAAGCGTCCCGTGGATGGAACCTGGGTTTTTGTGCGATTTCCAATGAGGAGGGTGTGA
- a CDS encoding STAS-like domain-containing protein yields the protein MAVVLIRREFSSDHITRQAGERLRQLILDFANKGESIVIDFSGVTIASTSFLDEGLAKLADDGWSAEIVNQKITLKNIHARDRDLLRQLSLDRWKEQGDIPRW from the coding sequence ATGGCCGTGGTTTTGATTCGGCGAGAGTTCTCTTCCGACCATATTACCCGGCAGGCGGGAGAACGGCTTCGTCAGCTCATCCTGGATTTCGCGAATAAGGGGGAATCGATCGTGATCGACTTTTCCGGGGTAACGATTGCGAGCACTTCGTTCCTGGATGAGGGCCTAGCCAAACTTGCGGACGATGGATGGAGCGCCGAAATTGTGAATCAAAAGATAACTCTGAAAAACATACACGCGCGAGATCGGGACCTGCTTCGGCAATTGTCATTGGATCGATGGAAGGAGCAGGGGGATATCCCCCGCTGGTAA
- a CDS encoding nucleoside recognition domain-containing protein: protein MTPRRFSLGNVDYLNAVWVSFFFVAFAFGLARLGFGETQILPDIFQSIFDNAKTAFEICIGLTGVLALWMGIMRIGEQAGAVRLLTRFLTPLFQRLMPDVPRDHPAIGSVVMNMAANVLGLDNAATPLGLKAMAELQGLNPKKDTATNAQILFLVINTSSVTVLPITIFTFRAQMGAKAPTDIFIPALIATFVSTLTGFLAVAAAQRIRLWDRVILGYLALLTGSVGGLAFYFSRLSPEAMQLQSSVVSSVLIFAIIVSFIAAACFKRLNVYATFIEGAKDGFGVAIKIIPHLVAMLVAIGVFRASGAMEWILDAVRTDVAWLGLNTNFVDALPAAILRPLSGGGARAMMIEAMKTYGADSFIGRMTCVIQGSTDTTFYILAVYFGSVGISKTRHAVPCGLLADAGGILAAILVTYFFFA from the coding sequence TTGACTCCCCGACGCTTTTCGCTGGGTAACGTCGATTATCTGAATGCCGTCTGGGTTTCTTTTTTCTTCGTGGCTTTCGCCTTCGGTCTGGCCCGCCTCGGCTTCGGCGAAACCCAGATCCTCCCCGATATCTTTCAGTCCATCTTTGATAACGCCAAGACCGCCTTTGAAATCTGCATCGGATTGACGGGCGTGCTCGCCCTTTGGATGGGAATCATGCGGATCGGAGAGCAGGCGGGCGCCGTTCGGCTGTTGACCCGCTTTCTTACTCCTCTGTTTCAACGCCTCATGCCCGACGTGCCCCGCGATCATCCCGCCATCGGCTCCGTCGTCATGAACATGGCCGCAAATGTCCTCGGCCTCGACAACGCCGCGACTCCGCTGGGATTGAAAGCGATGGCGGAGCTCCAAGGCTTGAATCCGAAGAAAGATACGGCGACGAACGCCCAGATCCTTTTTCTCGTCATCAATACCTCCTCGGTCACCGTCCTGCCGATTACCATCTTCACCTTTCGGGCCCAGATGGGCGCGAAAGCTCCCACCGACATTTTCATTCCCGCGTTGATCGCCACGTTCGTCTCCACGTTGACCGGCTTCCTGGCCGTAGCCGCCGCACAACGGATTCGCCTGTGGGACCGGGTGATCCTTGGGTACCTCGCTCTTTTGACAGGCTCGGTCGGCGGCCTGGCTTTCTATTTTTCCCGCCTCTCTCCGGAGGCGATGCAGCTTCAGTCTTCCGTAGTCAGCAGCGTCTTGATTTTTGCAATCATCGTCTCGTTTATCGCCGCCGCCTGTTTCAAGAGGCTGAACGTCTACGCCACATTCATCGAAGGGGCGAAAGACGGATTTGGAGTCGCAATCAAAATTATTCCACATTTGGTCGCCATGCTGGTGGCGATCGGCGTCTTTCGAGCGAGCGGCGCGATGGAATGGATTTTGGACGCCGTGCGAACGGACGTGGCTTGGCTGGGTCTAAATACCAATTTCGTCGATGCACTTCCGGCCGCCATTTTGCGCCCGCTCAGCGGGGGCGGGGCCAGGGCCATGATGATCGAGGCCATGAAAACGTACGGCGCCGACTCTTTCATCGGGCGGATGACGTGTGTCATTCAAGGAAGCACCGATACGACTTTCTATATTCTGGCGGTTTACTTTGGATCGGTCGGCATTTCCAAAACCCGTCACGCCGTACCGTGCGGCTTGCTGGCCGATGCCGGCGGCATCCTGGCGGCCATCCTCGTCACCTATTTCTTTTTTGCCTGA
- a CDS encoding M15 family metallopeptidase, whose product MTFFSILFLFLFSILPTHGTETASTTLSPEFHQRYANLRREIQATLDQQKGEEQVALIRDLAKPELSELTEVIPRHCPVQAERLAVDADDLSMRFNNTYAFAPREVRDTGIWSRQTSGAIDINPAYNPVISRTEHDWSWGGRWKSLHDYHHFSPGNE is encoded by the coding sequence CCTTTTTTCCATTCTCCCGACCCACGGGACCGAAACCGCTTCGACAACGCTGTCGCCGGAATTTCATCAGCGGTACGCCAACCTTCGGAGGGAAATACAGGCCACGCTGGATCAGCAGAAGGGCGAGGAGCAAGTCGCCCTTATACGCGACCTGGCAAAACCCGAACTTTCAGAGCTTACCGAGGTCATCCCGCGGCATTGCCCGGTGCAAGCCGAAAGACTCGCCGTCGATGCCGACGACCTTTCGATGCGATTCAATAATACATACGCTTTCGCCCCCAGGGAGGTCCGGGACACGGGGATATGGAGCCGGCAAACGTCGGGCGCCATCGACATCAACCCGGCCTACAATCCGGTGATCAGCCGCACGGAACATGATTGGTCCTGGGGAGGCCGATGGAAAAGTCTGCATGACTACCACCACTTTTCCCCTGGGAATGAATAA